The following are encoded in a window of Tessaracoccus flavescens genomic DNA:
- a CDS encoding ParA family protein translates to MFEGPQFAVPDAPGSSTLVDTGAVGPTGRPLPDFPEPRKPADGPKHATIISMCNQKGGVGKTTTTINLGAALAEIGFKVLLVDFDPQGSLSVGLGVNPHTLDTSIYNLLLSRDHTADEVIRESSVDGLDILPSNIDLSAAEVQLVSEVAREQTLTRVLRPLRKDYDFILIDCAPSLGLLTINALTASDYVIMPLECEFFALRGIALLTDTISKVQDRLNPDLGVLGILGTMYDARTLHSREVLERVVQAFGDDVFHTVIRRTIKFPETTVAGEPITTYASASPGADAYRQLAREVLQRCEEE, encoded by the coding sequence CTGTTCGAGGGTCCTCAGTTCGCTGTTCCCGACGCGCCGGGTTCGTCGACGCTCGTCGACACCGGAGCCGTCGGGCCTACGGGGCGACCCCTTCCCGACTTCCCGGAGCCACGCAAACCTGCCGACGGCCCGAAGCACGCGACCATCATCTCGATGTGCAACCAGAAGGGTGGAGTCGGCAAGACGACCACCACCATCAACCTCGGCGCCGCACTCGCCGAGATCGGCTTCAAGGTGCTGCTCGTCGATTTCGATCCGCAGGGTTCGCTCTCGGTCGGCCTCGGCGTCAACCCGCACACGCTTGACACGTCGATCTACAACCTGCTCCTCTCGCGCGACCACACCGCAGACGAGGTGATCCGCGAGTCGAGCGTCGACGGCCTCGACATCCTCCCGAGCAACATCGACCTCTCGGCCGCCGAGGTGCAGCTCGTCAGCGAGGTCGCCCGAGAGCAGACCCTGACCCGCGTGCTGCGGCCGCTGCGCAAGGACTACGACTTCATCCTGATCGACTGCGCGCCGAGCCTCGGCCTGCTCACGATCAACGCGCTCACCGCCAGCGACTATGTGATCATGCCCCTGGAGTGCGAGTTCTTCGCCCTGCGCGGCATCGCGCTGCTCACCGACACAATCTCGAAGGTCCAGGACCGGCTCAACCCCGACCTCGGAGTGCTCGGCATCCTCGGCACCATGTACGACGCCCGCACCCTGCACAGCCGCGAGGTGCTCGAACGCGTCGTCCAGGCGTTCGGCGACGACGTGTTCCACACCGTCATCCGGCGCACCATCAAGTTCCCGGAGACGACGGTCGCCGGAGAGCCGATCACCACCTACGCCTCCGCCTCGCCGGGCGCCGACGCCTACCGCCAGCTGGCGCGCGAGGTACTCCAGAGGTGCGAAGAAGAGTGA
- a CDS encoding pseudouridine synthase, whose translation MSEDTEGIRLQKVLAAAGIASRRASEILIDEGRVEVNGKVVTEQGMRVNPETDHIRVDGSRIPPPRRHMYLVLNKPRGVVSTMDDPEGRPTLSDYLPRTKERLFHVGRLDTETEGLIILTNDGEFAHRLAHPSYEVPKTYHVQAAGVMDNRTLKRLEKGVTLEDGPVKPDKVKLISRSQSKTLLEITLHEGRNRVVRRMMDTVGHPVDRLGRTRIGPVRLGTLPVGETRELSREELGALLDLIKM comes from the coding sequence ATGAGTGAAGACACCGAGGGCATCCGGTTGCAGAAGGTGCTGGCGGCTGCCGGGATCGCCTCGCGCCGGGCAAGCGAGATCCTGATCGACGAGGGCCGCGTGGAGGTCAACGGCAAGGTCGTGACCGAGCAGGGGATGCGGGTCAACCCGGAGACCGATCACATCCGCGTCGACGGCTCGCGGATCCCGCCGCCGCGGCGCCACATGTACCTGGTGCTGAACAAGCCGCGCGGCGTCGTGTCGACCATGGACGACCCCGAGGGGCGCCCGACGCTCAGCGACTACCTGCCGAGGACGAAGGAGCGGCTGTTCCACGTCGGACGGCTCGACACCGAGACCGAGGGCCTGATCATCCTCACCAACGACGGGGAGTTCGCCCACCGGCTCGCGCACCCCAGCTACGAGGTGCCGAAGACCTACCACGTCCAGGCGGCGGGGGTGATGGACAACCGCACCCTCAAGCGGCTCGAGAAGGGGGTCACCCTCGAGGACGGGCCAGTCAAGCCCGACAAGGTCAAGCTGATCTCGCGCAGCCAGTCGAAGACGCTGCTCGAGATCACGCTGCACGAGGGGCGCAACCGCGTCGTTCGCCGCATGATGGACACGGTCGGACACCCCGTCGACCGCCTCGGACGCACCCGGATCGGTCCCGTCCGGCTCGGCACCCTTCCGGTCGGGGAGACGCGGGAACTCTCCCGCGAGGAGCTCGGGGCCCTGCTCGATCTGATCAAGATGTGA
- a CDS encoding NUDIX domain-containing protein: MRGDQPMNWSVRSREVLGEGHVSSFVNEEIETPSGEVIRRQFLTHPGAVAVVAWREDTDDIAVLRQYRHPVRSELVEIPAGLLDLDGEPYVVAAQRELAEEVALAAERWDVLVDICSTPGACEETLRIFLARDLSPTERPDGFVLEGEEAHMTWDWQPREELVAAVLTGAVESPSLVSGILALETARLRGTLDDLRPGDAPWPIRER; the protein is encoded by the coding sequence ATGCGCGGTGACCAGCCGATGAACTGGAGCGTCCGCTCCAGGGAGGTGCTCGGAGAGGGGCACGTGTCCTCCTTCGTCAACGAGGAGATCGAGACCCCGTCCGGCGAGGTGATCCGGCGTCAGTTCCTGACCCACCCCGGGGCCGTCGCCGTGGTCGCCTGGCGCGAGGACACCGACGACATCGCGGTGCTGCGCCAGTACCGGCACCCGGTCAGGAGTGAGCTCGTCGAGATCCCCGCCGGGCTGCTGGACCTGGACGGGGAGCCCTATGTCGTCGCCGCCCAGCGCGAGCTGGCGGAGGAGGTCGCGCTAGCGGCCGAGCGATGGGACGTCCTGGTCGACATCTGCTCGACGCCAGGGGCGTGCGAGGAGACGCTGCGCATCTTCCTCGCCCGCGACCTCTCGCCGACCGAGCGCCCCGACGGCTTCGTCCTGGAGGGCGAGGAGGCGCACATGACCTGGGACTGGCAGCCCCGCGAGGAGCTCGTGGCTGCTGTGCTGACCGGGGCAGTCGAGTCGCCCTCCCTGGTCAGCGGCATCCTCGCGCTCGAGACTGCGCGCCTGCGCGGAACGCTCGACGACCTCCGCCCGGGCGATGCCCCGTGGCCGATCCGGGAGCGATGA
- a CDS encoding GNAT family N-acetyltransferase: protein MRAPYSYAVLPLDTPDDDPIWASYVNIFRTVFLDSRAADEGVATFRAHRREDGAVLGMVTTEGPGLGGRQPVAAFNVARNTINHGRGLQPVLIVNTIGVLPSHRRRGLLKEMMRRQLDAARDDGVPFAVLTASEATIYGRFGFGPVGRGCELKIDTRRFGYRDGVTVAGGSVEFVDPSFLNDHWKDLTSAHQAAHRGAVGHQHVHLLLDTGAWDSEAAGPSKSLRAAVHFDEEGTPDGFALFRFKGWEESSKAEVFKVCAADPDVARALWKALAEMDLIETLLATPSTLPDHLILSLADSRAAKVAEVGDGVWLRLLDLPAAVEGRAFDADGEVVLRVTDAMGYLDGVWRLSAEDGVGRVERSDEEAEVTLAADVLATLWHGDRTASQAAAAGLVEGSPEAVRRLGRLLRWDESTENLAAF, encoded by the coding sequence ATGCGTGCCCCGTACAGCTATGCCGTGCTGCCCCTCGACACTCCCGACGACGATCCGATCTGGGCGTCCTACGTCAACATCTTCCGCACCGTCTTCCTCGACTCGCGCGCTGCCGACGAGGGCGTCGCGACGTTTCGCGCCCACCGCCGCGAGGACGGCGCGGTGCTCGGCATGGTCACCACCGAGGGGCCGGGCCTCGGTGGTCGCCAGCCGGTGGCCGCGTTCAACGTGGCGAGGAACACGATCAATCACGGGCGCGGCCTGCAGCCGGTCCTGATCGTCAACACGATCGGGGTGCTGCCGAGCCATCGTCGTCGCGGCCTGCTGAAGGAGATGATGCGCCGACAGCTCGACGCCGCACGCGACGACGGGGTGCCGTTCGCGGTGCTCACCGCCAGCGAGGCGACCATCTACGGTCGTTTCGGTTTCGGCCCCGTCGGCCGGGGCTGCGAGCTGAAGATCGACACCCGACGCTTCGGATACCGCGACGGCGTCACGGTGGCCGGCGGAAGCGTCGAGTTCGTCGACCCGTCGTTCCTGAACGACCACTGGAAGGACCTCACCTCCGCCCACCAGGCCGCCCACCGCGGAGCGGTCGGGCACCAGCACGTGCACCTCCTGCTCGACACCGGCGCGTGGGACTCCGAGGCCGCAGGCCCGTCGAAGTCGCTGCGCGCCGCCGTCCACTTCGACGAGGAAGGCACGCCGGACGGGTTCGCGCTGTTCCGGTTCAAGGGATGGGAGGAGTCGTCCAAGGCCGAGGTGTTCAAGGTGTGCGCCGCCGATCCGGACGTGGCGCGGGCCCTCTGGAAGGCGCTCGCGGAGATGGATCTGATCGAGACGCTGCTCGCGACGCCGTCGACGCTGCCGGACCACCTCATCTTGTCTCTTGCCGACTCCCGCGCCGCGAAGGTGGCCGAGGTGGGCGACGGCGTGTGGCTGCGCCTGCTCGACCTGCCTGCCGCAGTCGAGGGGAGGGCGTTCGACGCCGACGGCGAGGTTGTGCTGCGCGTCACCGACGCGATGGGCTACCTCGACGGGGTGTGGCGGCTCAGCGCCGAGGACGGTGTCGGACGTGTCGAGCGCAGCGACGAGGAGGCCGAGGTCACCCTCGCGGCCGATGTGCTCGCGACGCTGTGGCACGGCGACCGCACGGCCTCGCAGGCCGCGGCGGCAGGGCTCGTCGAAGGCAGCCCGGAGGCGGTGCGCAGGCTCGGACGGCTGCTGCGCTGGGACGAGTCGACGGAGAACCTGGCCGCCTTCTGA
- a CDS encoding segregation and condensation protein A, which produces MSRAKAAGGQPRDSVAGFEVHLTNFEGPFDLLLNLISRRELDVTEVALSQVTDEFIAYVRVGGEVWDLDKTSSFLLVASTLLDLKAARLLPGGEVTDPEDIAALEARDLLFARLLQYRAFKKLAEWIAATMTAAETTYWRPGGLEEQFRDVLPEVELKLTADDVARLAAQAMTPRPEPIVELSHLHASTVSLSEQVAKVAQMLRDGGAATFRSLIAGCDRLTTVVRFLAVLELFRASQVALEQLSPLGELTIRWTGGDEEAVEVTDEYGPTEQEEQT; this is translated from the coding sequence GTGAGCCGGGCAAAGGCGGCCGGGGGCCAGCCTCGCGACTCCGTCGCCGGGTTCGAGGTGCACCTCACCAACTTCGAGGGCCCCTTCGACCTGCTGCTCAACCTGATCTCGCGGCGCGAACTCGACGTCACCGAGGTGGCGCTCAGCCAGGTGACCGACGAGTTCATCGCCTATGTGCGCGTCGGCGGGGAGGTGTGGGATCTGGACAAGACCTCATCGTTCCTGCTGGTCGCCTCCACCCTGCTCGACCTCAAGGCCGCCCGCCTGCTTCCCGGGGGCGAGGTCACCGATCCCGAGGACATCGCCGCGCTCGAGGCGCGCGACCTGCTGTTCGCCCGGCTCCTGCAGTACCGCGCGTTCAAGAAGCTCGCCGAGTGGATCGCCGCCACGATGACCGCGGCCGAGACGACCTACTGGCGCCCGGGCGGGCTGGAGGAACAGTTCCGCGACGTGCTTCCCGAGGTCGAGCTGAAGCTCACCGCTGACGACGTGGCCAGGCTGGCCGCCCAGGCGATGACACCGCGACCCGAGCCCATCGTCGAACTTTCACATCTGCACGCAAGCACCGTGAGCCTCTCCGAGCAGGTGGCAAAGGTCGCTCAGATGCTGCGCGACGGGGGAGCGGCGACCTTCCGTTCGCTCATCGCCGGCTGCGACAGGCTCACCACCGTCGTGCGCTTCCTCGCCGTGCTTGAGCTGTTCCGCGCCAGCCAGGTCGCGCTCGAGCAGCTCTCGCCACTTGGCGAGCTGACCATCCGCTGGACGGGGGGCGACGAGGAAGCGGTCGAGGTCACAGACGAATACGGTCCCACCGAACAAGAGGAGCAGACATGA
- the scpB gene encoding SMC-Scp complex subunit ScpB produces the protein MSLASALEAMLLMATEPTTVDELAAALDAPADAVEAELRAVADFYDRHERGIRLRAVAGGWRFATDPQVAGEIEAWLVSEQRSRLSQAALETLSVIAYLQPVSRGRVASVRGVNVDGVVKTLLVRGLIREDGGDAVTGAMTFVTTPLFLQKLGLNSLAELPDLAPLLPDAVALEAELGQLAGAEPGPDPAEEDTDE, from the coding sequence ATGAGCCTCGCATCGGCCCTCGAGGCCATGCTGCTGATGGCAACCGAGCCGACCACTGTCGACGAGTTGGCCGCGGCGCTCGATGCACCGGCCGACGCCGTCGAGGCCGAGCTGCGCGCCGTCGCCGACTTCTACGACCGGCACGAGCGCGGGATCCGGCTGCGGGCGGTGGCGGGCGGCTGGCGGTTCGCGACCGATCCACAGGTCGCCGGGGAGATCGAGGCCTGGCTCGTCTCCGAACAGCGGTCGCGGCTCAGCCAGGCCGCCTTGGAGACGCTGTCGGTGATCGCCTACCTGCAGCCCGTCTCCCGCGGACGGGTCGCCTCGGTGCGCGGCGTCAACGTCGACGGGGTGGTCAAGACGCTGCTCGTGCGCGGCCTGATCCGGGAGGACGGAGGCGACGCCGTCACCGGGGCCATGACGTTCGTCACGACCCCGCTCTTCCTGCAGAAGCTGGGCCTCAACTCGCTCGCCGAACTGCCCGACTTGGCGCCGTTGCTGCCTGACGCCGTAGCCTTGGAGGCTGAACTGGGGCAACTGGCCGGCGCGGAGCCCGGCCCGGACCCGGCGGAGGAGGACACCGATGAGTGA
- the xerD gene encoding site-specific tyrosine recombinase XerD, producing the protein MSLALTEALADYLNHVRAERGLSANTVAAYRRDLNRYVGFLAGRGVTQVGEVTTVDITEFVRHLSEAQAPASVARHVVSVRGLHAFLVDESLTRDDPAAEVSPPKLTQRLPKALSVDDVTRILDAPDRTSVVGLRDAALLELLYGTGARVSEICSLDVDEVSAALADPDAGLRLLGKGGKERVVPIGSYAAGAVSDYLVRARPSLAQASARHDPALLLNQRGRRLSRQSAWAVMQRAAEGAAIRAEVSPHSLRHSFATHLLDGGADLRVVQELLGHSSVATTQIYTLVTIEHLREVHAAAHPRAR; encoded by the coding sequence ATGAGCCTCGCCCTGACCGAGGCCCTCGCGGACTACCTCAACCACGTCCGGGCCGAACGGGGGCTCTCGGCCAACACCGTCGCGGCCTACCGGCGCGACCTGAACCGTTACGTCGGGTTCCTGGCCGGGCGCGGCGTGACGCAGGTCGGGGAGGTCACCACCGTCGACATCACCGAGTTCGTCAGGCACCTGTCTGAGGCCCAGGCGCCCGCCTCGGTCGCCCGCCACGTGGTCAGCGTCCGCGGCCTGCACGCCTTTCTCGTCGACGAGTCGCTGACCCGCGACGACCCGGCCGCCGAGGTCTCCCCGCCGAAGCTGACCCAACGGCTGCCGAAGGCGCTCAGCGTCGACGACGTCACCCGCATCCTCGACGCGCCCGACCGCACGAGCGTCGTCGGGCTCCGCGACGCCGCCCTGCTCGAACTCCTCTACGGGACGGGGGCCCGCGTCTCCGAGATCTGCAGCCTCGACGTCGACGAGGTCAGCGCGGCGCTCGCCGATCCCGATGCGGGGCTGCGGCTGCTCGGAAAGGGAGGCAAGGAGCGGGTCGTCCCGATCGGCAGCTATGCGGCAGGCGCCGTCAGCGACTACCTGGTGCGCGCCCGGCCGAGCCTCGCGCAGGCCTCAGCGCGACACGATCCGGCGCTGCTGCTCAACCAGCGCGGGCGCAGGCTGAGCAGGCAGTCGGCCTGGGCGGTGATGCAGCGGGCCGCTGAGGGGGCAGCCATCCGGGCCGAGGTGTCCCCACACTCGTTGCGCCACTCGTTCGCCACCCACCTGCTCGACGGGGGAGCCGACCTGCGGGTCGTGCAAGAACTGCTCGGCCATTCATCCGTCGCGACGACGCAGATCTACACGCTGGTCACGATCGAACACCTGCGCGAGGTGCACGCGGCCGCCCACCCACGCGCCCGCTGA
- a CDS encoding FKBP-type peptidyl-prolyl cis-trans isomerase has protein sequence MTSTSKNLRRVLLGTAAAALITLSACGGEDPGATETSIAPTPSAAQSVSPAATPTPTASVSPAADLSAVKVSDEDTPVVTVETPWAIAKTQSKVLKPGTSAQKVGETATVSINYVGVNGRTGEIFDSSYERGAPASFPLDGLRPGFKLGLQGQQVGSRVVIGVTPEDGYPQGTQDGRIAPGDSLIFVVDILSASFDEATGEPVAPAAGLPAVTLKDGKPEIAIPAGAKAPTELQIQPLIKGTGAPVAADSTVSVKYRSWNFADGALLEDAWQAQAGPLPKLIQGWQKGLVGQPAGSRVLLVVPPAQAYPDGRPSATPSLAPDQTLVYVIDILDVQAAAS, from the coding sequence GTGACTTCAACCTCGAAAAACCTCCGACGCGTCCTCCTCGGGACCGCCGCGGCGGCGCTGATCACGCTCAGCGCCTGCGGTGGCGAGGACCCCGGCGCCACCGAGACGTCGATCGCACCGACCCCGAGCGCGGCCCAGTCTGTGAGCCCCGCCGCGACGCCGACCCCGACGGCCTCGGTCTCGCCTGCGGCCGACCTGAGCGCGGTGAAGGTCAGTGACGAGGACACCCCGGTCGTGACCGTCGAGACGCCTTGGGCGATCGCCAAGACGCAGTCGAAGGTGCTCAAGCCGGGCACCAGCGCGCAGAAGGTCGGTGAGACGGCGACCGTCTCGATCAACTACGTCGGCGTCAACGGCCGCACGGGCGAGATCTTCGACAGCTCCTACGAGCGCGGCGCCCCGGCGTCGTTCCCGCTGGATGGTCTCCGCCCCGGCTTCAAGCTCGGCCTCCAGGGCCAGCAGGTCGGTTCCCGCGTCGTGATCGGCGTGACCCCGGAGGACGGGTACCCGCAGGGCACCCAGGACGGCCGCATCGCGCCCGGCGACTCCCTGATCTTCGTCGTCGACATCCTCTCGGCCAGCTTCGACGAGGCGACGGGTGAGCCGGTCGCCCCTGCAGCAGGGCTCCCCGCCGTCACGCTGAAGGACGGCAAGCCGGAGATCGCCATCCCCGCGGGAGCGAAGGCTCCGACCGAGCTGCAGATCCAGCCGCTGATCAAGGGCACGGGCGCTCCCGTCGCCGCCGACTCCACCGTCTCCGTGAAGTACCGCAGCTGGAACTTCGCTGACGGAGCCCTGCTCGAGGACGCCTGGCAGGCCCAGGCCGGCCCGCTTCCCAAGCTGATCCAGGGCTGGCAGAAGGGACTCGTCGGCCAGCCCGCCGGGTCGCGCGTGCTGCTTGTCGTCCCGCCCGCGCAGGCCTACCCCGACGGTCGGCCGAGCGCCACGCCGTCGCTCGCGCCGGACCAGACGCTTGTCTACGTGATCGACATCCTCGACGTTCAGGCCGCGGCTTCCTGA
- a CDS encoding CTP synthase: protein MDNSKVTKHIFVTGGVVSSLGKGLTASSLGSLLVARGLRVTMQKLDPYLNVDPGTMNPFQHGEVFVTEDGAETDLDIGHYERFLDVDLGRDANVTTGQVYSRVIAKERRGDFLGDTVQVIPHITGEIRDRMLAMASDDVDIVIHEIGGTVGDIESLPFLEAARQVRHEIGRGNVFFLHVSLVPYIKPSGEMKTKPTQHSVAALRQVGIQPDAIVCRAEREVSASLKRKIALMCDVDTEAVVSCADAPSIYAIPKVLHAEGLDAYVVRRLQVPFRDVNWTSWDDLLERVDYPRNQVSVALVGKYVDLPDAYLSVSEALRAGGFANHARVNLKWVRSDDCDTPEGAERELGDVDAVCVPGGFGIRGVEGKLGALRYAREHRIPTLGLCLGLQCMVIEAARNLAGIDAAASSEFDPDSPDPVIATMAEQVDIVDGGGDLGGSMRLGSYPAVLREGSIAASAYGTTEVTERHRHRYEVNNAYRDRLEEAGLVVSGTSPDGGLVEFVELPADVHPYYVATQAHPELKSRPTRPHPLFSKLIEAALARAGRES from the coding sequence GTGGATAACTCGAAGGTCACCAAGCACATCTTCGTCACGGGGGGCGTCGTCTCCTCGCTCGGCAAGGGCCTCACGGCATCTTCGCTGGGGAGCCTGCTCGTCGCACGCGGACTCCGCGTCACGATGCAGAAGCTCGACCCCTATCTCAACGTCGATCCCGGCACCATGAACCCGTTCCAGCACGGTGAGGTGTTCGTCACGGAGGACGGCGCAGAGACCGACCTGGACATCGGTCACTACGAACGCTTCCTCGACGTCGACCTGGGCCGCGACGCCAACGTCACGACGGGGCAGGTCTACTCGAGGGTCATCGCAAAGGAACGCCGCGGCGACTTCCTCGGCGACACCGTCCAGGTGATCCCGCACATCACCGGCGAGATCCGCGACCGGATGCTCGCCATGGCCTCCGACGACGTCGACATCGTGATCCACGAGATCGGCGGCACCGTCGGCGACATCGAGTCGCTTCCCTTCCTCGAGGCCGCGCGCCAGGTGCGCCACGAGATCGGCCGCGGCAACGTGTTCTTCCTGCACGTCTCCCTCGTGCCCTACATCAAGCCGTCCGGGGAGATGAAGACCAAGCCGACCCAGCACTCGGTCGCCGCGCTGCGCCAGGTCGGCATCCAGCCCGACGCCATCGTCTGCCGCGCCGAACGCGAGGTCAGCGCCTCGCTGAAGCGCAAGATCGCGCTCATGTGCGACGTGGACACGGAGGCGGTGGTCTCGTGCGCCGACGCGCCGAGCATCTACGCCATCCCGAAGGTGCTGCACGCAGAAGGCCTCGACGCCTACGTCGTGCGCCGCCTCCAGGTCCCGTTCCGCGACGTCAACTGGACCAGCTGGGACGACCTTCTCGAGCGGGTCGACTACCCCCGCAACCAGGTCAGCGTCGCGCTGGTCGGCAAGTACGTCGATCTGCCTGACGCGTACCTCTCCGTCTCCGAGGCGCTGCGCGCGGGCGGATTCGCGAACCATGCCCGGGTCAACCTGAAGTGGGTGCGCTCCGACGACTGCGACACCCCCGAGGGAGCCGAGCGTGAGCTGGGCGACGTCGACGCCGTCTGCGTGCCGGGAGGATTCGGCATCCGAGGCGTCGAGGGGAAGCTCGGTGCCCTCCGCTACGCCCGCGAGCACCGGATCCCGACGCTCGGCCTGTGCCTCGGCCTGCAGTGCATGGTGATCGAGGCGGCGAGGAACCTGGCGGGCATCGACGCCGCGGCCTCCAGCGAGTTCGACCCCGACAGCCCCGACCCGGTGATCGCGACCATGGCGGAGCAGGTCGACATCGTCGACGGCGGGGGAGACCTCGGCGGCTCCATGCGGCTGGGTTCCTACCCGGCGGTGCTGCGGGAGGGCTCGATCGCCGCCTCCGCCTACGGCACCACCGAGGTCACGGAACGGCACCGCCACCGCTACGAGGTCAACAACGCCTACCGTGACCGGCTCGAGGAGGCGGGGCTCGTCGTCTCCGGCACCTCGCCCGACGGTGGACTCGTGGAGTTCGTCGAACTTCCGGCCGACGTGCACCCCTACTACGTGGCGACCCAGGCCCATCCCGAGCTGAAGTCGCGGCCCACCCGCCCGCACCCTCTATTCTCGAAGCTGATCGAGGCCGCCCTCGCGAGGGCAGGGAGAGAGAGCTGA
- the recN gene encoding DNA repair protein RecN, whose product MLTSLRLDAFGVVDASELELGPGLTALTGETGAGKTMIVSGLGHLLGARADAGIVRRGADRAVVEGRWEVPEGFADRVAEAGGDVEDGELITLRQVNANGRSRAVVGGAAVPVSTLGELLSEIATIHGQSGQMRLSTPERQRELLDARARPEELPRYQANFAERRSAAAELERLEAEAMARAREADMLRFGLDEIDTVTPQPGEDDALASEQAKLMDLDELRRLAGESHEALSGSETDYDAPSVVSLTGTARKQLADLADRDPAAAQLSARATELGMLATDLAAEVAGYLDDLVADPARLEAVGERRQQLAGLTRKYGATIDEVIAWAASSAARLADLDGSDDRIVALRARIAELDALLASDAAAISKARHAAAGELADAVKLELAALAMPHAELRFDISDAQLGPHGADRIELLFSANPGSAPAPLGKVASGGELSRVRLALEVVLAEAEQGHTFVFDEVDAGVGGAVGLEIGRRLQRLASTSQVIVVTHLAQVAAFADAHFVVAKASDGQVTTSGVRRLGDEERRLELARMMGGSTDSQAGIEHAAELLDSARRA is encoded by the coding sequence ATGCTCACCTCGCTGCGGCTCGACGCCTTCGGCGTGGTCGATGCGTCCGAACTCGAGCTCGGCCCCGGCCTCACCGCCCTGACTGGTGAGACCGGCGCAGGCAAGACCATGATCGTCTCCGGCCTCGGGCACCTGCTCGGCGCCCGGGCCGACGCGGGCATCGTCCGCCGCGGTGCCGACAGGGCGGTCGTTGAGGGACGCTGGGAGGTTCCGGAGGGGTTCGCGGACCGGGTCGCGGAAGCGGGGGGTGACGTCGAGGACGGTGAGCTGATCACCCTGCGTCAGGTCAACGCCAACGGCCGCTCCCGCGCCGTCGTCGGAGGAGCGGCCGTGCCTGTCTCGACGCTCGGCGAGCTGCTGAGCGAGATCGCCACCATCCACGGCCAGTCTGGCCAGATGCGGCTCTCCACACCCGAGCGCCAGCGTGAACTTCTCGACGCCCGGGCCCGACCCGAGGAACTGCCCCGCTACCAGGCGAACTTCGCCGAGCGCCGCTCGGCGGCCGCGGAGCTCGAGCGCCTCGAGGCGGAGGCGATGGCGCGCGCACGGGAGGCCGACATGCTGCGCTTCGGGCTCGACGAGATCGACACCGTCACGCCCCAGCCCGGCGAGGACGATGCGCTCGCCTCCGAGCAGGCGAAGCTGATGGACCTGGACGAGCTGCGCCGCCTCGCGGGCGAGAGCCATGAGGCCCTCTCCGGAAGCGAGACGGACTACGACGCACCGAGCGTCGTGTCGCTGACGGGGACGGCCCGCAAGCAACTCGCTGATCTCGCCGATCGCGATCCCGCCGCCGCCCAGCTCTCCGCCCGCGCCACCGAGCTCGGCATGCTCGCCACCGACCTGGCCGCGGAGGTCGCCGGCTATCTCGACGACCTCGTCGCCGATCCCGCCCGGCTCGAAGCGGTGGGAGAGCGCAGACAGCAGCTCGCAGGGCTCACCCGCAAGTACGGTGCGACCATCGACGAGGTCATTGCCTGGGCCGCATCGTCGGCTGCGCGGCTGGCAGACCTCGACGGCAGCGACGACCGGATCGTCGCTCTCCGCGCCCGCATCGCGGAACTCGACGCCCTGCTCGCCTCGGACGCCGCCGCCATCTCCAAGGCACGACATGCGGCCGCAGGCGAACTTGCCGACGCCGTGAAGCTGGAGCTGGCCGCCCTCGCCATGCCGCACGCGGAGCTGCGCTTCGACATCAGCGACGCGCAGCTCGGCCCGCACGGGGCAGACCGGATCGAGCTGCTCTTCTCGGCCAACCCGGGCTCCGCGCCTGCGCCGCTCGGAAAGGTTGCCTCCGGGGGCGAGCTGTCGCGCGTGCGCCTCGCGCTGGAGGTCGTGCTCGCCGAGGCCGAACAGGGCCACACCTTCGTGTTCGACGAGGTCGACGCGGGCGTCGGCGGCGCGGTCGGGCTCGAGATCGGCCGAAGGCTGCAAAGGCTCGCCTCGACCAGCCAGGTCATCGTCGTGACCCACCTCGCGCAGGTCGCCGCCTTCGCCGACGCGCACTTCGTCGTGGCAAAGGCCTCCGACGGTCAGGTCACGACCTCGGGTGTGCGGCGCCTCGGCGATGAGGAGCGCAGGCTCGAGCTCGCCCGGATGATGGGCGGCAGCACCGACTCCCAGGCAGGTATCGAGCATGCCGCCGAGCTCCTGGACTCCGCCCGGCGCGCCTGA